In the Desulfovibrio sp. genome, one interval contains:
- a CDS encoding glycosyltransferase family 2 protein: MPMVSNASKAIGTVILNYKRWEETIACLESVIASTTPPAWIVIVDNASNNESIIKLREWGAKSIAAKAGGATHQVEAMQFDNFIDYDHESRELPPPASIILLRLPQNKGYAAGNNAGIRLLLQCGAEAVWILNNDTVVEKYALEAMQKRLFSKKRPGLCGSLIIYRGTNTVQCRGGGRTTPWTGLSYLDGYKFTVSEALADTSDAVEKRINFIYGASVMVSRAFIETVGLMDERYFLYCEEQDWAYAANGAFDLAYAADAIVHHNEGLTTGFYSKQANLKSLYYLTRSRILLTAKHHPWALPTVGLSIVFAALRMFWRRVCCP, encoded by the coding sequence ATGCCTATGGTGTCGAATGCTTCAAAAGCTATCGGAACTGTCATCCTTAATTACAAAAGATGGGAAGAAACTATAGCTTGCCTAGAATCAGTTATTGCCAGCACCACTCCCCCGGCCTGGATTGTCATCGTTGACAACGCCTCGAACAACGAATCTATTATAAAATTACGTGAATGGGGAGCGAAAAGCATTGCCGCGAAGGCTGGTGGCGCTACGCACCAGGTTGAGGCAATGCAATTTGACAACTTTATTGACTATGACCATGAAAGCAGAGAGTTGCCCCCGCCTGCCAGTATCATTTTATTAAGACTTCCACAAAATAAAGGATATGCTGCAGGAAACAATGCGGGCATACGACTGCTGCTGCAGTGTGGAGCTGAGGCGGTCTGGATCTTGAATAATGATACGGTGGTAGAAAAATATGCCCTTGAGGCGATGCAAAAGCGCCTTTTTTCTAAAAAACGGCCGGGGCTGTGCGGCTCGCTCATCATATATCGTGGCACAAATACGGTGCAATGCAGAGGTGGAGGAAGAACAACTCCGTGGACCGGGTTGTCCTATCTTGACGGATACAAATTTACCGTATCAGAAGCGTTGGCTGACACTTCTGATGCTGTTGAAAAAAGAATTAATTTTATCTATGGCGCCAGCGTGATGGTCAGTAGGGCTTTCATAGAAACTGTGGGCCTTATGGATGAGCGGTATTTTTTGTATTGTGAAGAGCAAGACTGGGCGTACGCTGCAAACGGGGCCTTTGACCTTGCCTACGCGGCAGACGCCATTGTCCATCACAACGAAGGCCTCACCACTGGATTCTACAGCAAGCAGGCAAATCTGAAGTCGCTCTACTATTTAACGAGAAGTCGTATCCTGCTTACTGCCAAGCATCACCCATGGGCATTGCCCACCGTGGGGTTAAGCATTGTTTTTGCCGCCTTGAGAATGTTCTGGCGGCGGGTATGCTGTCCATAA
- a CDS encoding rhodanese-like domain-containing protein, which translates to MPEAGKVNAFLGKSLIDDFGKHLLVIDVRTAEELGQGHIPGAINIPIEDLAQRSAEIPPNVPTLLVCRTGRRAEAAYLMLQKSELQHAQLWYLAATPVYGKNGTFTFK; encoded by the coding sequence ATGCCCGAAGCCGGAAAAGTAAACGCATTCCTGGGGAAAAGCCTCATTGACGATTTTGGAAAGCACCTTCTGGTTATTGATGTGAGAACGGCAGAAGAACTTGGTCAAGGTCATATCCCCGGGGCAATCAATATTCCCATAGAAGATCTTGCCCAAAGGTCTGCGGAGATCCCCCCGAATGTTCCAACACTTCTGGTCTGCCGTACGGGAAGACGTGCCGAAGCCGCATACTTGATGCTGCAAAAATCCGAGCTGCAGCATGCTCAACTTTGGTACCTCGCCGCAACTCCTGTTTACGGAAAAAATGGAACATTTACCTTTAAATAG
- a CDS encoding DUF417 family protein, which produces MQKIFEAMSRMNSVAVTMARIGMIIVLLWIGGLKIVPYEADGIVPFVASSPFMSFLMDAPGEYKSHMNPEGKLVPENRAWHMQHGTYTASYIIGAIIVTLGLTLCLHPLLPQVAAIGSALIVGMSFVTLSFLITTPESWVPALGDIEHGFPYLSGRGRLVIKDVIMMGAAAVTMVDSAKAYLKQQQA; this is translated from the coding sequence GTGCAAAAAATATTTGAAGCCATGTCACGAATGAATTCCGTTGCTGTCACCATGGCAAGAATTGGCATGATCATTGTTTTATTATGGATTGGAGGGCTAAAAATTGTTCCCTATGAAGCCGATGGCATTGTTCCATTTGTTGCAAGCAGCCCATTCATGAGCTTCCTGATGGATGCTCCTGGCGAATATAAAAGTCATATGAATCCCGAAGGCAAGCTGGTTCCGGAAAACAGGGCATGGCACATGCAACATGGAACCTACACAGCCTCCTACATTATCGGCGCAATAATCGTTACCTTGGGGTTAACACTATGCCTGCATCCGCTGCTGCCGCAGGTGGCCGCCATCGGCAGCGCACTGATTGTGGGCATGTCCTTTGTAACTTTGTCTTTTTTGATTACAACCCCGGAATCATGGGTACCAGCTTTGGGTGATATTGAGCACGGATTTCCATATTTGAGCGGAAGAGGCAGACTTGTTATCAAGGACGTGATCATGATGGGGGCGGCAGCCGTTACAATGGTGGACTCCGCAAAGGCATATCTCAAGCAACAACAAGCCTGA